In Anas acuta chromosome 25, bAnaAcu1.1, whole genome shotgun sequence, the genomic stretch ctgggatcctcttctccagactaaacaaccccagttccctcagccacacACTCTGGACTTTTGaccagacccttcaccagcttcatagcgcttctctggacacactccagggcctcaatgtccttcttgtagtgaggggcccaaaccTGAatacagtactcgaggtgtggcctcaccacagCAGAGTACAGGGTGACGATCACCTCCGtggtcctgctggctggggTGATTCATGACACAATCCAGGATGCCAGGATGCATGGGCACAATGGCAGCTCTAGTTCAGGCGAGCATTGACCAGCAcacccagatccttttcctctgcacagctttccagccattCTGTTCAGGCCTGTATTctttgcatggggttgttgtgaccaaagtgcagcaCTTGGCACTTATACCTGTTGAACTTCATCTCATTGTCTGTCATGTTTAGCTAGACTAACATTTGTGACGATGGGTGTACGTGATGATAGGGAGAAACATCATGCAAGTAGGAAGTCTTCACATCTAATGTTGTTTACCATGCCTGTCCTGATGGAGATGGCTAAAGTAGACTATATAGGTGTTGAGATTATGAATTAATGTCTTAGGAAAGGTTTatctaatgtgtttttggtgttcAGGGAGAGATGAATTGCATCCTCATCTCTCCTGCctatatttaagtattttaaggAAATTTAGGAGGGATGGATGCATCCATGACACCATGACGTAAGTATTTCGACTGCTAGCATGGCTGTCTGGTGGCTTTGAAATAAGATCACTGGAATGATTTCCTTGTGGTTTATAATTAATAGAGTATACAACAGAAACTGAAGCATCAGACTTACTAGGTGGATGAATGAATAGGTGGAATCAAGGTGGTATGGTATAGAGGAAGGCAAGAGATGGAGTCTCTCTTTAAGCATCATTAATGCGTATAGTAAGAATAGTGGataatgtctttatttttattccttggaACAAAAGGAAGAGTTGGACAGAACAACTTAATGATTTCAGCTAACTGTACACAGTAGACCTGCCTATGAACATACTAGAGAAGAGTTCCCAAATGACCGCAATGAAACAAGAATGGGATTAGTTGTCTTGTGCTCCCCAGGTGAACACATTAAAATGGAAGTAGTAGATTTAACAGGCCTTCTCATAGCACTGCGTatcaaaaaaatacagaagtaaggAGGGATCTGGAATTCTGTCAACATctgaattaaatacaaatttgtgTAGGATTTCCATTACCTGCATTGTGCTTCATTTGACCTTAGCTTTTCAGTTTACATATATACCATTCATTGGGAATGTATGCGGTTTATTATCAAAACAGGGGGCAGACATATCTTAGCATGTTTCAGGCAATGACACTTTTgcatgctgcagtgctgggcaccATAATGcctaaatgcatttttacaagGTTTCTTTTAGGTCAGAGTCACAGTAGTGTTTCTCTCTCAAACTTGGAGAGATGTCAGTAGGAAGCAGCATAGGCCTTACACTTTTATGCAGTAAGGATACTACAGGCCGTTTCCTCCTTTAGCTGTAAAAGATAATTATTCGTTGTGGCTGAAACTAGTTGTCATTAAGCACTTTGCCACACAAGTCATGCAGAAGGACCATGGCACCTTCTGGACAGTGAAAAAGGAGAGTGAAGCACCAAAGTTtagttgtggtttaacccagctagaagctaagcaccacacagcaccACGCCCcatgggatgggggagagaattaaaaaaaataaattaaaatgaatgcttGTGTGTCGTGTGTTGTGTGAGatagtttattaggacagaaaagaaaggaaaataatagtgATAATAGCACTACTACTACGAATGTCTACAAAATATCgttctgcaacaattaaaccgtcagcatgttatcaacactATTCTTATCCTAAGTCCAAAACGCAGCACCTTACCAGccactaggaggaaaattaactctatcctagccaaatacccaggaaaaaaacaataaatcaaaagcagaaatatccTTGGGAAAGAGTGATAAGGAGTACACCTAAAAGtctcttcaggaagaaaaacatattaaatGTCTTTGGATCAATAACATGATCAATCCATGGATTTCTTCCtaccttccttttaaaaaatgtgtagatTACATCAGGAGTCTGTctattgaggaaaaaatgtccCCTTATTAACATACAAATGTctattgaggaaaaaatgtccCCTTATTAACATACAAATATGTTAAGGGGGACATGACAAACAACATTATACTGCTATCACTAACCATGATTGTGTGCAGCTACATTTATGGTAGGCATTTACTGACAATTATCAGAATTATTCACAGCACAGTTATATTGTAGTCACATGCTGACAAATTTCAACAAACGTAACTATCCTGAATGTATTTGCTATTGCTGTGATTATCATACCTATGTGCCATGATTTACGTAAGCTGTTAAAGATCATTAAGTATGTTCTTCATAGAGTCCCAAGTTTCTTTCTTCACTAGCTAACTCTTCACACTTTCCAGTAACAGTAAATGCTTCACATGCTCCCCAAGTGATGTCATATCATAACTGATGTCCTTTTTCGTATCAGTAGAAGAATTGGCGCTGCATTTATCGTCTGTTTTGTCCTGTAGGTTTGGGGCTCTATGTTCAGGATTGCCAGTAGGTGGCTGAGTGATGGTTAAGTGGGCAAGGAGCATCACCTAGCGCATTCTTGTAGTAAATACCCAGAATGTGCCTCACTGTCTGCCCAGGGAAAGTCCATGTCTggagtgttgtggtttaacccagcaggcaggtAAGGACCACACAGATGTTCACTCACcaccctcctcccaccccaccccccttcCAAAAACGCacaccaaacacacacacaggaggATGGGGGGTagaattggggaaaaaaaatgataaaagcttgttggttgagataaagacagtttaataggacagaaaacgaaggaaaactaataataatagtaatagtagtaaaaatagtattaacaaatataaataataatgataagaGGATATggaaagcaagtgatgcacaatgcatcACTCatcacctgctgactgatgccctTCCCATGCCATCCCCAAGCAGCGGCCCCAGCACTCACTCTGGCCAGCCATCCCATATTTATTATTCAGcgtgacatcatatggtatggaatacccttTTGGCTGTTTGGGTTAGCTGTCCTAATTCTGTCCACTCCCAGCCCAgtttcttgtgcacccccagcctcctcaaTGGCAGGCtagagtgagaagctgaaaagtccttgtcttagtataagcactgttCCACAACAACTAAACCATTGTTGttttatcaacattattctcatcctaaattcAAAACACAACACCATACCATATGAAGAACATTTACTCTGTCCCAGTCGACACGAGGACACAGAAACGGGCCCCTTCCTAGGGTTTTCCCAGCATTGCAGATGAGCATAATAATAACCCTGATGATTCCCTCCCCATGACTGTAAAGACTTTAGAGGGAaatgaagatgaaggaaaacaCCTAGGTGGTCCATAGAAATCCTGGGATGGATAGGCGACTCAAAATGGTGATTCACCCACACTCTAACATGTTTCTGTTAGGCCACGATGGACCGTCTCTGGAGATGTTGATGATAGGCACAATTAGAAGAGGCTATCTCCAACTCTCACTCCCACCCAAACCAAACATGCCGGAGGCTGTGAACTGTTCAGGAGTTCAGCATGCTACAAATGCAGCTCACCTAGTAGAAGAAAAGCTGTGAAGAAGTTTAAGCTGTGTTTTGTGGTCCTGTTTTATTCCACAGATGCTGATGGTCTGCAGCACAAGGCATGTGTTGTGCTCAGAGCCTAAAAACACTCAGCtcctgttgagggatttttgaaacagcaaagatcccatggcttgctgcatctgagcaaaccaagctaccaggatgactatgagaagttccaatgacagtgttcccacatcacccagctgaggaatttagaaaaatattgttgccgGTAGTTGGCTTCAAGGACACGGTCtacatgactgctaatcacaagggggttgttttcttgtagttgtttgtctgagtgcttttgaccaataatcttgtgtgagacactatccgcccctgttaagttcactgtaaaagtcaggctattggggtaataaaatggagcatgatccaaccatactagtgtctgtcatgttttcggccgttcttcctgcaacaagcTCCACGCTGCTCTCGAGGAGGGTGTTGGCTGCCTCCAGGCATTTGTCCAACTGGGACGCTGCAATGAGGGAGAGATAGGGGCACCATGGGAGTAAGGCAGGAAGAAAGGTccacaggcagaaagaagaaaggggacACAGGACTCCCAGGAAATAGTGGTCCTGAAGAGGTCCACTACTAGGCCTCTAGTAGGCCTCACTGGAGAGAGCAGGGAGGAAGCCGTTCTGTGGAGATCTGGAAAACGAGACTCACCAGCTCGGCTGCACAGCCAGGTCACAGCCTTGGCCTCCAGCAACTCACATAGGCCTTGATAatacctgtttttcttctgcagccagGTCACAGCCAGTACTGTGGCCCAGATGCTTGGCTCCGTGACCTGTAGAAGAACAATGACTCAGACCCGCTGACATTGTTGAGCACCTCTTCCTTTGTGACTCTGGTTCCTGACCCCTTCACTCACCTCTGGGTGCCCTGGGATTCCAAGGGGTTCCACCAGCCAAGGTGTTCCCACTGCCCCAAGTCTACACCCTGGCACCACAAAGGATTATCTCCTTACCTCACCAGGCATCTTTCCCTTGATTTCAGCCTCATCGACTTGCAGTGCAGAAGCTAAGCTTGAGCTGAGGGTCCAAGAGCCATCTACATTCTGCAGTGCAACCAGCTCCTGACACTCATCAATGGCTTTGCTGACCCATGGCCAAAAAATTTGAGAGGACAAAACAAATTTGGGATCCACATACTTGAGAGAATAAATAGATGGTGGCGGTGGTTTAGGTGCTGTGGGAAAAAATGTGAACTGGAGGGTTTGAGGAATCACAGGAAAGCTGGCCCCTCTCTACTCCCCTGTGCTCTGAGAAAATGCCCAGAACACTGTGCTCTTTGGGCAATTACCTGCAGGCTGAGGACCTCCCTGCGTATCTCCAAAATATTCCTATCATCAACCCTTTCTGGACATCCCTAATTCATCCTTATTCTCCTAGCTTTCCTGCCCAGCCATGTCCCCAAACCCTCTCTTGATATCCTTAGAACatatctgctcgagggtaggaaggctctgcaggaggatctggataggctgcaccgatgggctgaggtcaactccatgaagttcaacaaggccaagtgccgggtcctgcacctggggtgcaataacgccaagcagagctacaggctgggagaggagtggttggagagctgccaggcagagaaggacctgggagtgatggttgatagtcggctgaatatgagccagcagtgtgctcaggtggccaagaaggccaacggcatcctggcttttatcagaaacagtgtgaccagcagggctagggaggtgatcatccccctgtactcagctctggtgaggccgcacctcgagtactgtgttcagttttgggctcctcgctacaaggacatcgaggtgcttgagcgggtccagagaagggcgacgaagctggtgaggggtttggagaacaagtcctacgaggagcggctgagggagctgggcttgttcagcctggagaaaaggaggctcgggGGCGACCTTATggctctttacagataccttaaaggaggctgtagcggggtggggattg encodes the following:
- the LOC137844603 gene encoding von Willebrand factor A domain-containing protein 5A-like, which produces MPGEVTEPSIWATVLAVTWLQKKNRYYQGLCELLEAKAVTWLCSRAASQLDKCLEAANTLLESSVELVAGRTAENMTDTSMVGSCSILLPQ